In Rutidosis leptorrhynchoides isolate AG116_Rl617_1_P2 chromosome 2, CSIRO_AGI_Rlap_v1, whole genome shotgun sequence, one genomic interval encodes:
- the LOC139893162 gene encoding uncharacterized protein, whose translation MNRRNHVASAVNAFINVKGDLSSPHNFSKTPFSYSFQFQLGLRFNPPHNSFLAASIHSKSSSIQNDYVYDNRPLSRYQKVTNLNDAYNLFDEMTHKRPLPSVVQFNQLLTAVTRMKHYSSSLDLFKHMCSIGVPLDKYNISTSIKCCCHLHRTIEGFALLGICFRQAIVPDVFIFSTLLDGLVIEDRILEAEVFFKKIIKHNLCEPNVVMYSTMIKGLCKVRKNVTAIALLRLMNERGHKADVVAYSTIIDSLCRDKMIDDAFDFFKEMVFRKGILPDVITYTSLIHGLCNLGRWDDVCNLLKEMEDERISLNVQTYNVLVDAFCKDGKVDEAQSVINIMLERGKIPNVVTYNSLIDGYCLRGEMSKAKTTFDSMTLKRLVPNVVTYSSLINGYCKNMMIDKAMDLFLEMARIGLKRDKVTYNCMIQGLFSVGRCTAARKLFDEMLAQGQLPDELTYGIILKGLCSNNLVEDAISLFKLMGNSKLNSDIVVYTILIDGASKCEKFDITRVLFEDLINKGLKPDVQTYVVMISSLCKEGRPSDAKKLFIKMGESGCPPDDVTYRVLLQGYLKNKYYDDVEMLLHEMEGKSYSLDVTTLTLLVNQIASGSLKDTLLKLIGRLVPKYLMETYE comes from the coding sequence ATGAATCGAAGAAAtcatgttgcttctgctgttaatgCTTTCATCAACGTCAAAGGTGATCTTTCTTCTCcccacaatttctctaaaaccccCTTTTCATATTCCTTTCAATTTCAATTAGGTCTTCGATTTAATCCTCCTCATAATTCATTTTTAGCAGCCTCCATCCACTCCAAATCTTCCTCAATTCAGaatgattatgtttatgataatCGCCCTTTATCTAGGTATCAAAAAGTTACCAACCTGAATGATGCTTACAATCTGTTTGATGAAATGACTCATAAAAGACCTCTGCCATCTGTGGTTCAGTTCAATCAGTTGTTGACTGCTGTCACCAGAATGAAACATTATTCTTCTTCACTTGATCTTTTCAAACACATGTGTTCAATTGGTGTTCCTCTTGATAAATACAATATTAGTACTTCTATCAAGTGTTGTTGCCACTTGCACCGTACCATTGAAGGTTTTGCACTTCTAGGTATTTGCTTCAGACAAGCCATTGTACCAGATGTGTTCATTTTTAGTACACTATTAGATGGACTTGTTATAGAAGATAGGATTCTTGAAGCTGAGGTATTCTTCAAAAAGATTATCAAACATAATCTCTGTGAACCTAATGTAGTTATGTATAGCACAATGATTAAGGGACTTTGTAAGGTCAGAAAGAATGTTACTGCTATTGCTTTGCTCAGGCTAATGAATGAAAGAGGTCATAAAGCTGATGTCGTTGCATATAGCACCATCATTGACAGTCTCTGCAGGGACAAAATGATTGATGATGCTTTTGATTTTTTCAAAGAGATGGTGTTTCGCAAAGGGATTCTACCAGATGTCATCACATACACCTCTTTGATTCATGGTCTTTGTAATTTAGGTCGTTGGGATGATGTTTGTAACTTACTAAAAGAAATGGAGGATGAAAGAATCTCTTTGAATGTGCAAACCTACAATGTATTAGTGGATGCATTTTGCAAAGACGGTAAAGTAGATGAAGCACAATCTGTTATCAACATCATGTTAGAGAGAGGAAAGATTCCCAACGTAGTAACATACAATTCACTTATTGACGGTTATTGTTTAAGAGGTGAAATGAGTAAAGCAAAAACAACTTTTGATTCAATGACACTTAAACGTCTGGTTCCTAATGTTGTCACTTACAGTAGCTTAATAAATGGGTATTGTAAAAATATGATGATAGACAAGGCCATGGATCTGTTTCTTGAAATGGCAAGAATAGGTTTGAAACGTGATAAAGTCACTTATAATTGCATGATACAGGGATTGTTTAGTGTTGGGCGTTGTACCGCTGCTCGCAAACTCTTTGATGAGATGCTTGCACAAGGTCAACTTCCAGATGAATTAACTTATGGAATAATTTTGAAGGGTCTTTGCAGCAACAATCTGGTAGAAGATGCAATCTCTTTGTTCAAGTTAATGGGTAATAGCAAGCTCAATTCGGATATTGTTGTGTATACCATCCTGATTGATGGTGCAAGCAAATGCGAGAAGTTTGATATCACAAGGGTTCTTTTTGAGGACCTAATTAATAAAGGCTTGAAACCTGATGTTCAAACGTATGTTGTGATGATTAGTTCTCTTTGTAAGGAAGGTCGACCAAGTGATGCAAAGAAGTTGTTTATAAAAATGGGTGAGAGTGGTTGTCCGCCGGATGATGTTACGTACAGAGTTCTTCTCCAAGGATATCTAAAAAATAAATACTATGATGATGTAGAGATGCTTTTACATGAAATGGAAGGAAAAAGTTACTCACTTGATGTTACGACCTTGACATTGTTAGTGAATCAGATAGCAAGTGGTTCATTGAAGGATACGTTGCTTAAGTTGATAGGTAGGCTAGTCCCGAAATACTTGATGGAAACTTACGAATAA